The genomic stretch CGGAATGATCCTGCGGAGCTGCGAGCTGATACAAATACGAAACCACGCCTGTTCCGGCGTCAAAGCCTGTGATGGTCAGGACGCCGAGGCTTGTGGGGACTACGCTGCCGACCAAACTACCGATCGGGATCACCACGCCATTGATTGAAAGGGAGGTTATATCGCCCAATCCGTCCGGGTCGGAAATGGTGAAGCTACCCGGCAGAAATTCGGCGTTTGATTCCGCGATCGTTCCATTTTCAAGCCCGGCTTCATTAACAATTCCGCCAGAGGCGGAAATTGTTGGCGGACTGTTCAGCACCGACTCTTCCTCCTCCAGCGGATCAGCCTCCAGCGCCTCTATACTGATCGAAGTGAACTCCCTCGGATCCAGGCCGCCCAGCTTGTCCACTCCATCAATAAGATTTCCCGCGTCGTCCCTGTACTGACCGACACCGCCGCTGCCTTCCGCACCACCCTCGGGTCCGGCGGCGGGTTCAACTTCGCTTTCACCCAGGGAGGCCAGGAATTCCTCCATGTTCAGAATGGTTCCATCAGGCATGACCACGTTGGGGGCCTGGGCTGTGCCGAGGTCAGCGAAGTTCAGGACAACCTGTCCGCCACCTTCGAACTCGAAAATGACGTTGCCATTGTTCAATATCACTTCGGCCTGATCAAAAGCAGCCTCAAGCACTATGTCCTGTCCCGGAATCGCGTTGACGATCACGGTCTGTCCAGCCTGAGGGGCCTGTACGTTTTGTCTGGAGTTCTGTGATTCAGCCATGATGTCCTCCGCCTGCGGGGTTATGATAAATTTGGGTATTAATGCCTATTTACTAACATTTTATATTCTTTGAGATTATATATGAGTGCATGAAGGCGTAGGGTCAAGTATGAAAGATTTTTTCCGAGAACCGAGTATTGAATGCGTATTGCCTGATAGGTTTAACTAATCATTTCCGAGTATTAAAAAATTAAAACCATACACAATAACACTAGTACTTCACGCCCCCTCGCCCCCGAGTCTCACACTAACGCATGAACAAGGGCAGCTCGGTGGTCTGAGCAAGGACGGTGCACGGATACAAAAAGGACACGAACTCTCATGACTTACGTGCCGCGAAGTTGCCTGACAGATGAATGCCGCACGGCGCGGCCAGATAGCCCAGAACGGGGGGGGCAGAGGCGTCTTCTCTGTCCCACTAGGCCCAAGAAAAATGCCCCAACCCTCGAAGAATTGAAGCCCTCCTCCAGCCCTGCGCATAAACGACCATAAAAATAGTCATCAAGCTATTTAATGACTATTTTACTGCGCATCTTTCATTTTCATTATTGGAACGTCCTGCCATGCTTCGTGGCAGGACAAAACCGAATTTCCCTTGCAAGATGACAGGGCAGGACTTAGTTTCCGGCAACATATCAATATCATCGAGGCCAAGCACGCATGAATGATCCCAAGGTCGCCATTCCCATACCGGCTCCACCGGCCGCCGCCAAACTGCGGCCGGCAATCACCGCCCAGATCAACCCTTCACAAGTTTATTTCACCCCGCCGCTGGTGGGATGTTTGTCCGTGATCTCCCGCCTGCAAGGTCGGCCCGTCAGCACAACGGCCCTGGAAGCGGGCCTGCCACGCACCCAGGAAGGCATGACTCCTTACGCGGTGATCCGTGCGGCGCGGCGTGAAGGCATTGACGCCCAGATCGCGCACAAACCGGTCATCGACAAAATCTCCCCCCTGAACCTGCCCTGCATCCTGCTCATGCAGGACGGCTCGGCCTGCGTGCTGGTCAGCGTGGCGTCAGGCACGGCCCGCATCATCATGCCCGAGAACCCCGACGCGCCCTTCGACACTCCGGTCGAGACGCTGAAAGAAACGTACTCCGGACACGCCGTCTTCGCGCGCCCCAAGGCCAGTCTGGATGGCAGAACCAAAGGGCTCAAGATCTTCAACACCAAGAAGTGGTTCTGGGGCACCATTTTTCATTTTCTGCCCATTTACCGGCATGTCATCCTGGCCACGATTTTCATCAACCTGCTGGCCATCGCCTCGCCTCTTTTCACCATGAACGTGTACGACCGGGTCGTGCCCAACAACGCCCTTGAGACCTTGTGGGTGCTGGCCGTGGGTGTCGGCATCGCCTTCTTTTTCGACTTCGCGCTCAGGAACCTGCGCGGCTATTTCGTGGACGTGGCAGGCCGCAACTCCGACATTCTGGTGGCCAGCAAGCTCATGAGCCACATTCTGTCCATCCGCCTCGATCACAAACCCGAATCCACGGGAGCGCTCGTCAACAACATGCGCGAGTTCGATTCCCTGCGTGAGTTCTTCAGTTCCACCACGTTGCTCGCGCTGGTCGACCTGCCCTTTTTGATCCTTTTCATCACAATCATCTTCTACATCGGCGGCCCCGTCGCCATTGTTCCGGCCGTGGTCGCGCCCATTGTGATTTTGGTCGGCATCATCATGCAGGGCCCGCTGAGACGCGCCATCGAAGGCGGCTACAAGGAATCGACCCAGAAAAACGCGTTGCTGGTCGAGACCGTGAGCGGCCTTGAGACCATCAAGACCAGCCGGGCCGAAGGCTCCATGCTTGGCCGCTGGGAAAACATCGTCGGCATGGGCGCAAAATCGGCCATCCGCTCCAAGTCGCTCTCCACCTTTTCTCTCAGCTTCACCCAGTTCGCCTCTCAGATCGTCTACTGCGGCGTCATCATCTGGGGCGTGTACCGCATCTCCGAAGGCGCGATGACCATGGGCGGACTCATCGCCTGCTCCATTCTGGTCGGCCGGGCCATGGCTCCCCTGGGCGCGGTGGCGGCCATGCTGACCCGACTGCAGCAGAGCCGCATGGCGCTCAAGAACCTGGACCTGCTCATGCAGATCCCAAGCGAGCGCCCCGAAGACGTCCAGCACCCCGAACATCAGGATCTGCGCGCCAGCATCACCTTCGAGGATGTGAGCTTCAAATACCCAAACGCCCTGACCAACGCCCTGTCCCACATCGACCTGCACATCGCGCAGGGCGAACGCGTGGCCATCATCGGTAAGATGGGCTCGGGCAAGACCACCCTTGGCAAGCTCATCAACGGCCTCTACGAGCCGCAAAAAGGGGCGGTGAAGATCGGCGGGCTTGACATCCGCCAGATCGACCCGGCCGAATTGCGGGCCAAGATCGGCTACATGGCCCAGGACAATTTTCTTTTCCATGGCACGGTGCGCGAGAACATCACCCTCGGCGCGCCCCACGTCAGCGACCAGGCCCTGCTGCGCGCCGCGACCATCGCCGGGGTCACGGACTTCATCAAAAACAACCCCGCCGGCTTCAACCTGCAGGTCGGAGAACGTGGCCTGTCCCTTTCCGGCGGCCAGCGCCAGGCCATCACCATCGCCCGCACCCTGCTGCTCGACCCGGACATCGTCATCCTCGATGAACCCAGCAGCTCCATGGACGTGGGCGTGGAGGCCGTGCTCAAGCTTCGTCTCTCCTCGGCATTGAAAGGCAAGACCCTCATCCTCATCACCCACAGACCGAGCCTGTTGTCCCTGGCCACGCGAGTCATCGCCCTTGAAGGCGGATCGATCATAGCCGACGGACCGCGCAACGAAGTCCTGACCGAACTGCAAAAGCGCGGCAACGGAGCTAAAAATGTCTAATCGAGTATATTCCGAATCCGACCTTGAATACATGAGCGTGGTCGACGCGGCCATGTATCGCCGGGGGCACCGCTGGGCCTACGTGCTGTCCGCGACCATCTGCCTGCTCCTTGGTTCGCTCCTGGCCTGGACCCACTTCGCCATCCTCGACGAAGTCACGCGCGGCATGGGCCAGGTCATCCCGTCCCAGCGGGTGCAGATCATCCAGAACCTCGAAGGCGGCATCCTCGAAGAAACCCTGGTGCGGGAAAACCAGCTCGTGGAAAAAGGCGACATTCTGGTCCGCATCAGCAATGAACTGGCGCAGAGCTCCCTGAAGGACACGGCCAGCCAGGCGTTGGAGCATCAGGCCGCCATCGCCCGCCTCAAGGCCGAATCGTCGGAAACGGAGCCGGTGTTTTCCGAAGAGCTCAAAACCAAGGCCCCCAAGGCGGTAAATGACCAGATGGCCATTTATCGGGCGCGCATGGACCAACTGACCCAGGAGATGAACATCCTGCGCAGCCAGTACACGCAGCGTTTGCAGGAAGCCCGCGAGATGACCATCCGGCGCAACCAGACCGCCCAGGACCTGAAGCTGGCCCAGGAGCAGATGAATATCGCCAAGCCCCTCATGGAAAAGAACGTGTACCCGAGAGTCGATTACCTCTCCCTGGAACGTGCCGTCAGTTCCCTGCGCGGCGATCTGCAGAGTCTGGGCGTGGCCATCCCGCGCACGCAGCAGGCGGCCCAGGAAATCAAGGAGCGCCAGGCCCAGCGCATGGCCGAGTTCAAGGCCACGGCCCTGCAGGAGATGAACCAGCATCAGGTGGAACTCAATTCCAAGCTGCACGCCCTGTCCGCCGGTCAGGACCGCGTCACGCGCACGGACGTACGCAGCCCTGTGCGCGGCACCGTCAAGCAGGTCATCCTCAATACCGTCGGCGGCGTGGTCAAACCCGGCGAACCGATCCTTGAGATCATTCCCCTGGACGACACCCTGCTCATCGAAGCCAACATCAAGCCCGCCGACATCGCCTTTCTGCATCCGGGCCAAAAAGCCATGATCAAGATCACGGCCTACGACTTCTCCATCTATGGCGGGCTTGAAGGTTCCGTCGAACAGATCAGCGGCGACACCATCGAGGACCAGAAGGGCGAAAGCTTCTACAAGGTCAAGCTGCGCACCCAGGCCTCGGCCATCGTCTATCGCGGCGAAAAACTCCCGATCATCCCCGGCATGACCGCCAGCGTGGACATCCTGACCGGCAAGAAGAGCGTGCTCGACTATCTCTTAAAACCCATTCTCAAGGCCAAGGAGAACGCCTTGAGGGAGCGTTGACCTATTGAGATGGCCCGTCACCACGATTCTTTCGCTGCTGGCGGCGGCCCTGTGTTTTCCAAGCGATTTCGCGGCAATGGGAACCGGAGCCGCGCCGATGCAAAACCAGACGAGCCAGGTGGAGCTTGCAAGCGAAGATGCAGGTGCCGCAACGGGGGGCACCCACCAAGAGACGAGGCAGGACAGCGGTTCCTCTCGGATAGCCGACCCTTTGAAGACGCAAGCGAATATCAGGCCGGACCAGGAACAGGCCAAGGATGCCACCCCGGCCGTTTCGCTAAAACAAGGAGAGATCCTCGACTCGCAGGCAAGCGATTCCTTGGAACAGGCTCCGGGAACGCCGGCGGCTGTGCAGGGTCGAGATTCAAACGTGACGACGGTTGCCCAGGCGGAGCGGAATCAAGAATCGTCCACCTCAAAAGCGCCCCTGCCCGTATGGCGTCAAGGCGCCCAGACTCAAGCCCCGACACCTTCAGGCCAGGCTCCGCGAGCACAGTCAAACACCGGCGATCAGCCTATACGGCTTTTTCAGAGCGCGGCCTTTCGCGGCAATTTCAATGCCCTGCCCAAATGGAAGCGAATCCTGTCCAAGGTCAAGGGACAGCTCCAGACGCTTGGCAGCTGCACTTCGGCCAAGACCTGCCCGCCCGGCGCGACCAGCTGGCAGCGCATCATAAAGCAAGCCAGAGGCAAGGAGCGCATGGAACAGCTCAAGATGATCAACTCCTTTTTCAACAAATGGCCCTACCGCCTGGACCAGGACGCCTACGGTGTCTCGGACTGGTGGGCCACTCCGCAGGAATTCCTGAAGATATCCGGAGATTGCGAGGACTACGCCATCATCAAGTACTTTGCCCTGCGGGAGCTGGGCTTCTCGAAGGACGAACTGCGCATCGTCGTGGTCAAGGATCGCATCAGAGGCATCGCGCACGCTGTTCTGGCAGTATTCACGGACGGGGATGCCTACATCCTGAACAACATCTCCGACGCAATTTTCACGCACGGCAAATACAGACACTACATTCCGCAATACTCCTTGAACGAGGAGCATCGGTGGTCACACATCCCTGTAGCGAACTAAACTTAACGGAGAGGGGAATATGACAGCATCAAGCAGCAAAGCAGCTCTGCCCGCCATGGGCAAAAACAGGTCGGAACTGGTCATGGGGGTGGCCATCATCTCCCTGATCATCGTGGCCCTGTTGACCTGGGTGGCCTGGAGCGTCCGGGCCAAGCAGGGAGAGCTGCAAGAGCAGATCCAGGGACGGCTCGAATTGCTGGCCACCAGCCGCGCCGAAGTGCTCACGGCATGGCTCTCGGGCCTGGTCGAGCAGACCGACAAGCTCATCTCCTCGGACCTGTTCCGGCTTTATGCCACGGACATGGATCTCATCGACGCGGACCCGAGCTTTCTGATCACGGGCATCATCCCCGAAGGCGCTTCCTATGACCAGATGGCCCAACTGACCGACCAGTTCCCCCTCATGCATCAGACCTTCGCCGATTTCACGGTCTTCGCGGGCTTTCTGTCCGGGCGTATCGTGCACCGCAGCGGACAGTCCTACATCGGCTCCGACTCGCGGGTGAACCCGCTCTCTCCGAGTCAGTCGGCCTTGATCAAAAAGACCTTCGCCTATCCCATGGCCTACTTCTCGCCCCTGCGCCAGACAGACAATGGACTGGTCATCGACATGTGCGTGCCGATCTTTTCCACGGCCGAGGAAAACGGGGAAAAGAAGGCGGTGGCCGTGGCCATGCTGACCAAGAGCGCAGGCATGACCATCACCTCCCTGCTCTCCAACACCCCGCTCTCGACCAGGGGGGAGCGGACACGGATCATGCAGATGACCGAGGCCGGATTTCAGGAGATCGTGCCCTGGAGCCCTGGCGGAATCGCCACCATCCAGACGCCGCCGGAACTGGATTCGGGGCAGCGGCTCGGCTTTGACAAACGCAATAGCCTGGGCGGCCAGACTCCCGTCTTTTCACTTGGCGTGAAGCTTCCCGATCTTGACCTGTGGGTCGTCCAGGAGGTGGATACCCAGAGCGCGACCGTGGGCTTGCAGGAGTACACCCGGATTTCCCTGCTCATCGCGGGCCTCATCGCCATGGTCACAAGCCTTCTCTTCGGAGCCATCTGGTCGCGCACCATGGGTCAGAGCCACAAGCGCATCGCCGGCAAGTTTCAGACCCTGGCCCAGGAGCTCGAACAGCAACGCAACTTCCTGGATTCCATCAACGATTCGATCCCGGATTTCATCGCCGTCAAAAACCTGAGCGGCAACTACACCTACGCCAACCCGGCATTGGCCGAAGGCGTGGGGCGGCCGGAAGACGAGGTGCTCGGTCTTGACGATATCGCCCTGTTCGGCTTCGACACCGGCAAACGCCTGGAACAATCCGACGCCCAGACCCTGCAGACCGGGGTGCCCGTGACAGTCACCGAACGCGTCTTCCTCAAGTCGCGGGAACACCATTTCCAGATCACCAAGGTCACCTTGAAGGGCGATCAGGACACGCCGCAAGGCATCGTCTCCGTATTCCGGGACATCACCGCCATGGTTCAGGCCGAGGACCGCAAGCGCCAGGCCATCTCCCAGACCGTTGAAGCGCTGGTCAAAGCCATCGAGTTCACGGACCCATACCTGGCCGGACATTCCCTGCTGATGCGCGACGTGTCCTCCCTGCTGGCGGACAGCCTCAACCTGTCCCCTGAAGACAAATCCACCGTGGAAATCGCCTCCAACCTGTCCCAGATCGGCAAAATCTTCATCGACAAGGCGATCCTGACCAAGGTCGACCAGCTTACCGAGAAAGAGAAGGAAATGGTTCAGAGGCATGTCGACCATGCAGCGGAAATCCTGCGCCAGATCGACTTTGAACTGCCCGTTTACGAGGCTGTCTACCAGATGAACGAACGTCTCGACGGCAGCGGCTACCCCAAAGGGCTGCTCGGCGAGGAGATCAGCATCCAGGCCAGGGTCCTGAGCGTGGCCAACAGCTTTTGCGCCATGATCCGCCCCAGAGCCTACAGACCGGCCATGCGCCCCGGGCAGGCCCTTGAGAACCTGCGCTCGGCGACAAACAGTTACGACCTGCACATCGTCGAAGCCCTGGCCGCCGCCCTTGAAACATCACGCGGCAACAGGCTGCTGGAAAAGGCGGGAGAATAGGACCGCGCCAAACACTAAAAAAAGGCCCATGCGCGTGAAGTGCATGGGCCTTTTTTTGTGCATCGTGATGCGGGACAGGCTGCTTAAAAATCAGGCCTGGAGTTGATTGATCGTGCGGGCCAGCTGGTTGCCAAGAGAGGTCTTGCGGGTAACTTCCTGTTCAACGGAGGCGATACCCTTGATGACCGTGGAATGCTTGCGGTTGAAGCGGCGGCCGATATCCATGAGAGACAGTTCCGTATGCTTGCGCGCAAGGTAGAAGGCCGTGTTGCGGGCGATGACCCGGTCCCGCTTGCGGCTCTTGGAGCGCAGGTCGTCAAAGCCGAAGCCATAGGCCTGGCAGACGAAGCTGATGATTTTGTCGAGATCTATGGAGGCACTGTCAAGGTTATAATTCTGCAGTATCTCCCAGGCCAGATCCATGGTGATGTCCATGTTCAGGAGCTTGGCCTTGAGGATGATGTTCTTCAGGCAGCTCTCAAGCTGGCGGACATCGGTCTTCATCCTGTTGGCCAGAAGCTCGGCCACGCTGCCCGGCATGCTGACCTGCGAAGCCTGCGACTTGGCCTGGATGATGCCCATACGGGTCTGATAGTCGGGCTTGTCGATGACGGCCATGAACCCCTGCGCGAAACGGGAGAGCAGGTTGGCGTCGATGTCGGACAGCTCGCGGGGCAGAAACGTGCTGGTCATGACCACCCGGCGCCCCTGGTTCTGGAGCGATTTCAAGGTGTTCAACAGCTCATCCTGCATTTTCTCCTTGCCCTGGAAAAAATGCACGTCTTCAAGCAGGAGCAGATCTACGTTGGTTCTGAAACGGGCCTTGAACTGCTCCACGGCCTTGGCTTTGATGGCCATGACCAACTGGGAGGCAAACTCCTCGCCGCTCAGGTAGCAGACGCGCAGGTGCTGCCGGTTGGTTTGCCGGGCGATCTCGCTGCCGATGGCCTGGGCCAGATGGGTCTTGCCGAGGCCCGGCGCGGAGCACAGGAAAAGTTGATCCGACCCCTGCACGTCCTGGCAGAAGCTGCGCGACGCGACATAGGCGAGATTGTTGCAGGGTCCGACGATGAAGTCGTCAAAATCATGCCGCCAGTTCTGCACGGTTTGAGTAGGCAGGGCGTGAGCCATGGGCAGGCCCATTTGGCGGGTGATGATCTTCTTGGCGGGCGCGGGCTGAACATGCACGGTCGCGGGCGCATCGGCCTGGGCGGAACAGAGCTCTATGGTCGGCGCGAAGCCAAGGGTCTCGGCGGCCGCATCCTTGATCTTGCCAAGCATGCGTTCCCGGACCCATGTGCATACAAAGGAGT from Desulfomicrobium apsheronum encodes the following:
- a CDS encoding HlyD family type I secretion periplasmic adaptor subunit: MSNRVYSESDLEYMSVVDAAMYRRGHRWAYVLSATICLLLGSLLAWTHFAILDEVTRGMGQVIPSQRVQIIQNLEGGILEETLVRENQLVEKGDILVRISNELAQSSLKDTASQALEHQAAIARLKAESSETEPVFSEELKTKAPKAVNDQMAIYRARMDQLTQEMNILRSQYTQRLQEAREMTIRRNQTAQDLKLAQEQMNIAKPLMEKNVYPRVDYLSLERAVSSLRGDLQSLGVAIPRTQQAAQEIKERQAQRMAEFKATALQEMNQHQVELNSKLHALSAGQDRVTRTDVRSPVRGTVKQVILNTVGGVVKPGEPILEIIPLDDTLLIEANIKPADIAFLHPGQKAMIKITAYDFSIYGGLEGSVEQISGDTIEDQKGESFYKVKLRTQASAIVYRGEKLPIIPGMTASVDILTGKKSVLDYLLKPILKAKENALRER
- a CDS encoding transglutaminase-like cysteine peptidase; its protein translation is MQNQTSQVELASEDAGAATGGTHQETRQDSGSSRIADPLKTQANIRPDQEQAKDATPAVSLKQGEILDSQASDSLEQAPGTPAAVQGRDSNVTTVAQAERNQESSTSKAPLPVWRQGAQTQAPTPSGQAPRAQSNTGDQPIRLFQSAAFRGNFNALPKWKRILSKVKGQLQTLGSCTSAKTCPPGATSWQRIIKQARGKERMEQLKMINSFFNKWPYRLDQDAYGVSDWWATPQEFLKISGDCEDYAIIKYFALRELGFSKDELRIVVVKDRIRGIAHAVLAVFTDGDAYILNNISDAIFTHGKYRHYIPQYSLNEEHRWSHIPVAN
- a CDS encoding HD domain-containing phosphohydrolase; this encodes MTASSSKAALPAMGKNRSELVMGVAIISLIIVALLTWVAWSVRAKQGELQEQIQGRLELLATSRAEVLTAWLSGLVEQTDKLISSDLFRLYATDMDLIDADPSFLITGIIPEGASYDQMAQLTDQFPLMHQTFADFTVFAGFLSGRIVHRSGQSYIGSDSRVNPLSPSQSALIKKTFAYPMAYFSPLRQTDNGLVIDMCVPIFSTAEENGEKKAVAVAMLTKSAGMTITSLLSNTPLSTRGERTRIMQMTEAGFQEIVPWSPGGIATIQTPPELDSGQRLGFDKRNSLGGQTPVFSLGVKLPDLDLWVVQEVDTQSATVGLQEYTRISLLIAGLIAMVTSLLFGAIWSRTMGQSHKRIAGKFQTLAQELEQQRNFLDSINDSIPDFIAVKNLSGNYTYANPALAEGVGRPEDEVLGLDDIALFGFDTGKRLEQSDAQTLQTGVPVTVTERVFLKSREHHFQITKVTLKGDQDTPQGIVSVFRDITAMVQAEDRKRQAISQTVEALVKAIEFTDPYLAGHSLLMRDVSSLLADSLNLSPEDKSTVEIASNLSQIGKIFIDKAILTKVDQLTEKEKEMVQRHVDHAAEILRQIDFELPVYEAVYQMNERLDGSGYPKGLLGEEISIQARVLSVANSFCAMIRPRAYRPAMRPGQALENLRSATNSYDLHIVEALAAALETSRGNRLLEKAGE
- a CDS encoding type I secretion system permease/ATPase gives rise to the protein MNDPKVAIPIPAPPAAAKLRPAITAQINPSQVYFTPPLVGCLSVISRLQGRPVSTTALEAGLPRTQEGMTPYAVIRAARREGIDAQIAHKPVIDKISPLNLPCILLMQDGSACVLVSVASGTARIIMPENPDAPFDTPVETLKETYSGHAVFARPKASLDGRTKGLKIFNTKKWFWGTIFHFLPIYRHVILATIFINLLAIASPLFTMNVYDRVVPNNALETLWVLAVGVGIAFFFDFALRNLRGYFVDVAGRNSDILVASKLMSHILSIRLDHKPESTGALVNNMREFDSLREFFSSTTLLALVDLPFLILFITIIFYIGGPVAIVPAVVAPIVILVGIIMQGPLRRAIEGGYKESTQKNALLVETVSGLETIKTSRAEGSMLGRWENIVGMGAKSAIRSKSLSTFSLSFTQFASQIVYCGVIIWGVYRISEGAMTMGGLIACSILVGRAMAPLGAVAAMLTRLQQSRMALKNLDLLMQIPSERPEDVQHPEHQDLRASITFEDVSFKYPNALTNALSHIDLHIAQGERVAIIGKMGSGKTTLGKLINGLYEPQKGAVKIGGLDIRQIDPAELRAKIGYMAQDNFLFHGTVRENITLGAPHVSDQALLRAATIAGVTDFIKNNPAGFNLQVGERGLSLSGGQRQAITIARTLLLDPDIVILDEPSSSMDVGVEAVLKLRLSSALKGKTLILITHRPSLLSLATRVIALEGGSIIADGPRNEVLTELQKRGNGAKNV
- the dnaA gene encoding chromosomal replication initiator protein DnaA, with the protein product MIDAWHHISLSLEKNLTPGHYQLWIKPLQGCLDNDTLVLCAPNSFVCTWVRERMLGKIKDAAAETLGFAPTIELCSAQADAPATVHVQPAPAKKIITRQMGLPMAHALPTQTVQNWRHDFDDFIVGPCNNLAYVASRSFCQDVQGSDQLFLCSAPGLGKTHLAQAIGSEIARQTNRQHLRVCYLSGEEFASQLVMAIKAKAVEQFKARFRTNVDLLLLEDVHFFQGKEKMQDELLNTLKSLQNQGRRVVMTSTFLPRELSDIDANLLSRFAQGFMAVIDKPDYQTRMGIIQAKSQASQVSMPGSVAELLANRMKTDVRQLESCLKNIILKAKLLNMDITMDLAWEILQNYNLDSASIDLDKIISFVCQAYGFGFDDLRSKSRKRDRVIARNTAFYLARKHTELSLMDIGRRFNRKHSTVIKGIASVEQEVTRKTSLGNQLARTINQLQA